The following DNA comes from Erigeron canadensis isolate Cc75 chromosome 3, C_canadensis_v1, whole genome shotgun sequence.
TGGATAAATTTGATAATATGTTAATCTAATCGACTCAACACTTTTGATGCATTCTCCGACCTGCTAATAATGTCACCActtgttattctttttattgttGTCTTTGTTGAGAGCATTTTAAGCTAATATAAGGGTTGCAGGATAAGGCTTTGCGTCATCTCTCATCTCCTATGGTACGTAGATGGTCTACCTATGAGTGGTTCTATAGTGCAATTGACTATCCCTGGTTTGCTAAAAGGGAATTTGTGGAGTACTTGCATCACGTTGGATTAGGGCATATTCCAAGACTAACAAAAGTCGAGTGGGGTGTCATAAGAAGGTACCTTGTCTTATTGTATTTAAGCATATATTAGTTCTGGTTGAAGTTGTTTTTCTTATAGCTTGATGTTCATACTCATTGTTCTCAGTTCCTTGGGGAAGCCCCGGAGGTTTTCAAGAAATTTCTTGCGCGAAGAAAGGGAAAAACTTTGGCAATATCGGGATTCTGTAAGGAAACATTATACCGAGCTTCGAAGTGGTACGCGGGAAGGGCTACCAACAGACTTGGCTCGCCCATTGGCAGTAGGGCAACGAGTGATTGCCATTCATCCAGAATTTAGAGAAGTTTATGATGGATGTGTACTAAATGTTGATCATGACAAGTGTAGGATTCAGTTTGATCGCCCTGATATAGGGGTGGCATTTGTCAAGGTAGGGTGCATAAATCGCATAACAGTACTATTATGAAATGCGCTGTTCTTTGTATATCTCGACACTgtgtatacttttttttctaATAGTTCTGTTAACGTTTCATGATAGGATATTGATTGTATGCCCTTAAATCCGCTCGAAAATATGCCTGAAGCTCTGAGGAGAGAGAACAGTGCACTATATAGGTTTTCTATGAACTCTGAAGAGAAAAGGTTGCCACAATCAGCTACCGGTTTATTGGTGTTGCAGAGCTCGCGTGACCATCTTGAACAGAGCCCTGTGATCCCTTTGGGAAATAATCGAGTGGTTAGTTGTAACAAAAACATTGTCTTTTTTTGCTAAATGATCACGTTGCATCTGCTTTCGTAAATATTGTTGTCTGCTGGCTGGATGATTATTTTACTCACAAGTATATCTAGTGATGGACGCTGAAAAGATTATAGGGATTGACTCTCTGAAtgatttttaaatgttttatctAGTTAAGCCTATCAATGTATATAGGCTAAACATTAATCTTTGTACAGGGACATATTGGTTCTGGTGCACCTGTTAGAGCTGCAGAAAGTTTTATTGCACAGCATGCAACTTATGCTCCTCCTGGTTCAGTCTCTCAAATGCAGTCGAGAGAAACTGATATACGTGCTCTTTCAGAGCTTACTCGTGCTCTCGATAAAAAGGTAATATTTCTGTCATATATCTTCTCTATCGAGTTCATTCTGGCTCTCTTTTAACCTGAAACGTATTTAATGTCTATGTGTATATTAattcatactagtcctaatacccgtacgatgtacggatttgttatatatatatatattgtaaatgataatttttgtatgatataaaaaaactgaaaatatatAGTGTGAATGTAATCTAGGCAAATTAATTTGAATGGTGTAGGTATCATATCAAAGTTTTAAGTTATCTAACCTTATagaaaaaggttttgatggTTTACAAAAGAAGTTTTGATAGacttatacaaacaaaaatgtcaataaatttaaaaaaaagttacttaaGAAAAGTAAAACATTGAATAAGTTCAAATGTTTTACATGTAATCATATTTGCAATCAACTTATTAGTCTTAAAAGTTGTAATTCACTTACAGTATTTAAGATTAATTTCTCTATCTCATATCAAATGTAATTCATTAGTTTTTCTtctaatttatcttttaataataCCATGTTTCTTGATTATATTATTAAGTAGATTTTTAGAATGAAATATTAGAaagattaattataataaatataacaatatttAATACAAAGAAGCCTCATCTATAAGAAGATAATGTTAAGATTAAGATTGAAAGCTAGCAATATTAATATTACTATGTTATTATCcatataataaaagtttaaacataaagtaaataaaatataaaaactactaAAAGTAGATACAATTTCTATTCTGTTTTTATTTTCGTTATGTCTTATGTCTTAAAACATTAATGAGTTAATTCATATTGAGTTAATAAATGATAGAAATATTAAACTCTCAGATACAAACAATTATGGAGTTTTTATGTTCATGTTTGATAATAAATCCATGTTTATTAAACTTTATCTTTTTACATTAATGGATATGTACGTATTAAAAATAGGTGGTtatgaataatattttttttaaatatatgaagtcccaaatcataatttttttttggagaGGGTTTGATAAGCGAAAATATTTTGGAGCggcactttttttttatttggaattgGATTGGAAgttatttgatataatatataaagagTGGATATATATCcgatatatacaaatatattttaacaattataatttaaaaggtAAGTAGAATTTAATTAggattttaatttgatttaattaagaATATTAAAAGGGACACTTGTCACTCAAGTAATACGCCATTTGTCATTTAAACAATACcgtaatcctgttttagtttattggtagatagttGACATATGGACTGAAGGGTTTTCATATGAATTTCAGGAAGCAATATTGACAGAGCTTAAGCTTGTAAATGACGGTCTAATGAGTCACAAAAATGAGACAGGCATCGATTTAAAGGTATCTGAAAGCTTCAAAAAGGACTATGCAATGGTACTATTGCAGCTCAAGGAAGCCAGTGACCAGGCATATTATCCGACTTTAATTAGATTCTGTTTACATGTATTATTCACTTATATTATATCCCTTTTTTCACTAACAGAAGTTCttaacattttcttttcagGTTACTTCTGCTCTTGTTAATTTGAGACAACGTAACACATACCTAGGAAACCCTTTGCCTCCTTCGCAGAAACCTCAATCTAGTTCGAGTGACATTGTCAGCCCTGCTGGTCCTGCTGACAACGCTCCATCAAATAATCAGTTAGCATCAAATGTTGTCGAAATTGTGAATAATTCAAGACTTGAagcacataaacttgtacataCTGCCATGCAGGTATCTTCTATCTATAACAAACTCTACTACATTAATAGGGTGGTAATGCATACAATATATGAATCTCACTTTGCGATTAAATGGATTAAAATATCTCGACCAGTTACGAATACGAATGGCTTGACGGGTTGTATTTTCTCTCCTATGGGTGAAATAGCTTAAAGAGGACTGGGTCAATTGAGTTGAAGGTgtaaaaatgttgaaagttgcCTAAAGTCTAGTATCAGTGCATACAGCCTCCTAAACTGTTTCTCTTTAATGATTTTGATCAGTACTGGAATAGTTCTGTTTTTGGAAACACTAAAAATATACCCACGCATTGTGTGGAGGTGGATATTTTCTCAGTCTTatgaacttaaaaataaaataaaatgattttaagaaAGAGACACAGCTATGGGTGACGGCGCTTGGCTTTACCGACAGCCCGGTATGGATGGTGGTCAGTGGTGGTGGTGTAATAAAGTCTTTAACTTTCAATTTGACTATCTTAagaaaattgtgtttttttgttaacaaattaattaaggttGACTTTGTTGAATACTTGAATATGAATGAAATTaccatataaaaaaatgttatgtgAAGGGAAACTTGGTAATTTTGGTGTGCTTATGTTTCAAATTTCAAGACAACATGCAAAcgcttcatatatatatatatgagaaaagtgaatgtGTGGTTCTCAACTTCTCatgtacctaagcttaggtatagaACCCCtaacatactaattttttaatgaataaatgattgggcCCCCATgtcttttatgaattaaaatattaagatgtGGGGGTTtctatacctaagcttaggtacatGGCAACATTATTTTTACATCCCTCTATAGTTTACCCGCTCAATACGGTAGAggcatttattatttttaatttttaaggaAGTTGATAAAAAAAGCGTTTGTGGGCAACCCAGTTCGACGGGCACATTCTACCTGCACTTAAAAACCCGGCTCAAATGAAAGCCGCTTTAACCTTTTGCCCGACCTAGTCAAATCACCCTTTTTAAACCAGACTGTTTTTGACCTGTTAACTGACCCAGTTAGGTTGTCACCTCTACACTTGGAAGTCATCAACTCCCAACTTTCCATTTGTAAGTCCATAGGGCTGGAGGCTGatttagttttaatttgatCTTTGTGTCAGGCAATGTCTAAAATAAAGGTAGAGCAGAATGTCCGTTCAACTGTTGCAACAGTTTTGGATTCTCTTGCTAAAAGATGCCCAATTGAATATGGGTCATCAACGATCCGATCTTCGGAGCAAGCGAATGGGGGTGTATTTAAGCACAAGCTGAATTCGGCAGTGGACCCTTCATTAAGCAATCAAGCATCAGATTCCAAGTTACTGCATGATTCTAGTGATACTGATGCAACCATCCCGTTTGAGCTTATCGTCTCCTGCGTTGCCACATATCATATGATTCAGGTTTGCAAATATGTTTTCATGTATAGTAGAGTTAATATGTCGATTTAGGTTATGTTTAACTCCTAACGGGTTCGTCGCGTAAAATAAGGAGTTTGCTTAGTAAGAACCTAGTCAAATGGGTTGTCGTCTATAGTATATATAATGtgcctttaaaaaaatgtatttataatgcatagaattttcttaaaaagggTCAGATCATCTTAGACAAATGGGTCAGATCATCTTATTCGGAAAgctatgttattattatttatataatatatctatctGTAAAATATTTGACACtaattatttatcttaaaaaggGACCTAATTTATATAAGGTCAATCTTACCTGATCTGACCTGACCCTATAGTAAATGACCTGTTTTGACATGTTTACCCAACTGTCCGTTTGTCGTCTTATTATGAGTCTAGTGTCTAAACTGACTTTCTTTTGTAAATGATTTTGTAGATGTGTACCGAACGACAGTACCCACCAGCGGATGTGGTTCAGATGCTAGATTCTGCATTTGCAAATTTGCATCCACAATGTCCTCAAAACCTTCCAATATTTAGAGAAATACAAATGTGCATGGGAAGAGTTAAAACTCAGATACTTGCTCTTGTCCCATCATAGGCAAGTTTCCAGCTTCCTACCATGTACCTCctctgttattattattacttctATATTTTGGGGTATGCTCGATTTCTCTAATAATTGTTATATAGAAGCCAAGTTGTGGATATGATTTAACTTGAGCTTTAGGAAATTGCCCACAAGTGCTATTTTGTAATCAACAATTTAGCAGTTTGAGGTGTACCGATTATATACTTTCTTCTATACAATCATGCATTTGCAACATGTGTATGGGCATCTACTAGTTCAGTAGTTTGTTAAACTGCATATAACGATTAATGAATTATAGTTTCTCTTTTAGATCAGTTCAGTAGTTTGTTAAACTGCGTATAATGAAGtatagtttttcttttagatCAAAGGTATACCTTTAATCAGAGATGTGTAATATGTGGCGTTCATTTAAGTCGTATTTTGATCTGTTATTTTCCTCCTGATATTCTGTTATCTTCTTTTAGATCAGTTTAATTGTCTTGTGTTTGTCCCGACCTTTTTTGGTTTCATCCATCTTATTTGTGGTGCCATCTTTCAACTATGCCTGCAATTGTTTTTCCATTCTCGTTTATATCTTAAGTTTGAATATCTGAGACGATAATGTAACATTTTATCAACAAATTTATTCCTGGATTGTCTCAGTAACAATCAGATTAGAAGAGGCTAAATTGCATCTCTAAGTAAGTAGATCCATTACTTGGGACAATGAATAATGAATCTATTATTATTACCAGACATTTAAGATCACTTTTGTTaatgagggtgtgtttggttgatTAAAAGATTAGTAAGATTCGGTTTTgaaatagtttttttaaaaaattgtaatcgagtattttttcttttgtattcgTTTAATTATCTATGAGATCACCATGTAACAGATAGATGCTCATGACTGTATAAGCATCTCAATATCAATTCAAATATGGGTTTGGAACTTTGGATATACACTCCATCCATGTTCCAATAAATTATTTACCATccgaataaagaaaaaaacagacTTATCCAATCACAAACATTTGGTTGTTGAAAGATCCTTTAAGATTTTCTGTAACTaccaaaaacctatatatatgtgattaaataAACGGAATAACTCATGTGTGTAGCCGTGTAGGGTAATATATAACTTGAGGCAagtttataaaacaaatcattCATTTCTATTCTTAAATAAAATGAAGAGGTTGTGGAATCCAATTGATaggaaaaatatatacaacagATGAGTTTTCAAAGTCAACATAATTCGTGTAAGGGGCAAGATGTGGGatctaaagtctaaacaacATCTAAGTTAGGCTCCCTGCCTCTCACTTGATCATAATAATGATGGGGTCACAACGCAGTCAacacttttaacttttaacaggCGTCAAATAAGGTAGGAACGATTTGATCAATTAGCACTTGCACTTCATTTTATATAtccaattattattatattattattttattactcgtatataaaataaaaatttttactACACTGTATAAAGGAAATTAAAACAGAGTTCATTATATTAGTTACTACAAATGTTGTAGTCATCCATCGGGTGAAGTAACATTACTACATACTTTCTTTAAAAGGACGAATATTCCGTGTGAAGTCTACAATTATTTACATATATCTGAActcttataaaagaaatgacatttttttttattttaggtaacgTATCTTTGAATTATCAAAATTACCCttgacttttttatattttgtccttaatgaattataatttacactctaaacctttattttaataattaactctttaagtctttatcttctaaaattttccactatcacaattacatcaccGGCACCActaccaatagtaccatcatcgacaccactagaccgccttccccaccgccgccgccgcattgcgcgggacCATGTTTGTCGTCTATCATGAGAGACTAGAATTTACAACATTCTGATTGACAGATTAACTTCGATAGAGTTAGGCGAAAACCCTTTGGTTAATATTTTTACAAACCATGTTAATCTTTTGATCAACTACAATCTCAACTTAAAAGTTGTGAAATTAATTTGTCCTTTTCTATCAAAGATGTAGAGAATTAGAATCTGAAGTGACTATTGTAAACGACGTTTATATTAAGAAGATATGGTGCAATTCTTATCTTataataaatatctaatttcATTTTGCTTGCTTAATTATGGGCGTATGAAAGGCTAAACAACGAGCAACAATGTTAACCACATTAAGAAGATCAACAAGTTTACTAATTAATTTCGACTTAAAAAGCTACAATTAGTAAAGTCATATCCAAAACAGATACTTTTTCAACTTCATTGagattatatttatgtataattaAGCTACAAACAGAATCAGTATtagtatataaaataacaacacTAACAATTTGATATCAAGCgattaacaaaataataaaccAGAAcactgctgttcaaaaaaaaaaaaaaacagaacacCGTTTATCATAAGGATCTAGGAGGTTTCTCAAGCAAAGCAGAAAGAAAAACTTCATCTTTAGACTTTGGAGATATAGCCCATTTGTGCTTCTTGTACCTAAATTGtagaaacatatacatataatcatccAAATCCTTCCTATTGCAAAAGAATTTATCAATCCACAACAACCCGCCCGGCCTCAAGATCCTATCCCagtcaaacaaaataaaatccaTTAGTTGTAAATCAATCCACCCGTCCATGAACCCCGTTGTGTGAATCAAATCCATGGTGTTATCAAAAAATGGCAACCGTTGATTCAATGTTACATATAACGGAAGCAAACCTCTGAGGGCGATCATTTCATTGAACGGAGCTCCAAGATTTAGAGCGGTCGTGACTATAGTCACATTATGCTCTCTCATTCTGGCTGCAAATGTGCCTGTACCTATACCAAAATCAAGCCCTATGCGTATCTCCCCTGGCTTAACACCTAAAGCGTCTTTAATCAAGAAATCGGTTGATAAAGATGTGTTTGTTACCCATTTAAGCTTTTCTTTCTCCATTTCAAAACAACTTATGCATTTAGAGTAACCCCTTTTCGGATTCTTGCTCATCAAGCACTCAAAGTTTCTACACAAATAGTTACTCCACCTCACGTTTCTTCCATCCGGTATCCTCCATAAAGATTCATTAATCGGGTAAGGCTTTTGGTAAAGCTTTGAAGCTCTAGTGAGACACCTTCTTCTTGGCAAAGGATCACACCCCTTAATCATAAGATTCTGAGCCACATTCCAATCATCTTTACAAAACGAACCAATGTCATAATCCATATATTCTTGAAGCTCTTTCTTCATCGATACACACCCATGCCCAATCGTATTATAAATCTTCTCGCTCccatatatattctttttcccAATCCTATTCTCTTTCGGGGTTATATACTTCCTTATTTCCTCCGTAACAAAAGTATTAATAAACGGATCTTCGTTCATTGTCCCATTTTCAACTCTAGGCAACCGAATTTGCCTTAGAGAGATATGAGCACTATAAAGAGGTTGAATCACCTCTTCTTCAATAAACTTCTTAAACTCCAACGTCGAAACATTACTTGTACTCAAATCTTTCGACTTCTCCAACTTTTGCACCCTCGATTCAAGCTGTTCTTGTAAACTAAGCATTTTATCTAGCACTTCATTGACTCGATACGAAAGTGACACAACATCAAAACCTTCATAATCATCTTTAACTCCATAAAAATGCTTGCATATATCCTCATTATGCATGAAAAAACCAGCTGAGTAGAACCTAAACAAACTCGAAAGACTTACTACTATAACCAAAACTCCAAGTACAATCTGAACTATGCCTAAAATTCTTCCTAATCTATACTTTGGAAAACATGATCTTTTCATCATCTTATACTATATTACTATTACTAATACACCTTAATgataaagatataaatataaatactatatatgcacataaattaaatgtttttgtcaccttaaataataaatatcatGTACATTGAACTAATGAAACTTTGGGAGTAAAGATGTGATGAAGTTATGAAATGATGTGATTAATGAAGATATGGATATGAAAGTGGAACTTAAATTAAGCaataaaaaagggtaaaaaagaaaggaaaagatgaCTGTTTTGCTTAGATTTGTAAAGGCATGCAAATTAAGAGCTGTAAAAACGTGAATATGAAGCAAAATAAACGTGACAAGTTATggcaaaaaataattaaatggaGATAATTTAATTTCGTGATGGGTATGCAAGAATTTAGGGGCTAAAATAAATGTGATCCGaagttgtaagttaaaataaatatagaatgaAATCGATGGTATGTGAAGAAGCATTTGATGACTAGATATGGAAAGTGATCGATATAGTGGATCAAGGGTTAGGCTTTAAGATGACTAAAAATTTGGATCGTTTTCCGCTTAgagtttttaaaaagatttttgatggttaaaaatgCACTACATAATATATAGAAACCGGAGCCAGCAAAATTTTTCAACGTGAGGAcaaatctatctatctatctataatataataataataatataattaaaagaaggAGTTCGGGATATACTTAACACTCCTAATCTCCCTCCTTTAGCTTAAAACTCTCTTTtcattaatcctctattttttaaatatcttttttagtAAATCTAAAGGCCCGGCCACCTTTATAAggcatatatattttgataaaattcCAAATAATACTCTTTATGATAGATATTGATGTATACGTTATGTACGCAAATTTGTATTCTTGTttgatgattatgattatggagaaaaaaaacttatattattataatatatattgtgtttaattaattgtttatgcTTTATTACAACTGTACGAATAAGTATAAAaccaaattatattatatatatatatatatatataacctaagAAAGAATCCTCacatattacaaaaaaaaaagtcgactACCAAAAGGTTCGACCTCCTTCTATACCAGGTAACatgttattaatttttaaagatcatcatttttatgaaattcaatatcttatgaacttaaattattattattataattattgttattattattattattattattattattattattattattattattattattatatctcttttaatttagtttgttattcATAATAGGTTCATTATTGTTtcttatttaacaaaaaaaaaaaaataagaccacattagttcgtCTTGAAGAtgttaagccaacacatgttaatcatCATGTACGACTTcatgttgtgcatgtatggactattTCAGAGTGAAACAACATGAAGAAAATCATAACGtttgagatggtctttgttgatgaattgatatgtatttttcaaatcatatattatacactttttgtttctctttttgttgagCTTAACTCTAAATTGTTTAGTctaattgttgtttgtgtttatagtaagtttagatataacaaactgcaaattttttatttaactaaagttgaaaaaaaaaggtaaactggaatcaatatatatatggaattaattttcatatgtttctttctttagtttcgtattgattaaaattgtgatattggtcatagagatttaatatacttgaattctaactttttagctttgattaatatattttgagactggGGGTACACTTAGCACTCTTAATCCTTCTCCTAAAGCCTAATCCTCTCTCCTTTTTAATTctttagtttttaatatttatttaatatttatatttattaaggatgacctttatattattaaaaaaaagactctaaaaaattattattattttattatctctctctctctctctctctctatatatatatatatatacaacataggAAAAAAAAGTCGACTACCAAAAGATTCGACCTCTTCCTATATCAAgtaacatgtttttaatttttaaagatcaccacttttatgaaattcaatatattatgaacttaaattattattattattattatatctcttttaatttaatttgttgtttgttcattatgacttcttctacttcaacaacaaaaaataataccacATCAGTTCAGTTTGAAAATCTTAAGCAagcacatgttaaccatcatctacgactctgtgttgtgtatgtatggactgtttcagagtggaacaacccgaagaaaatcaaaacactAGAAatgatctttgttgatgaattggtatgtatttttcaaattattattatttttgtgaacttgtgaatttTATTACTATCCAAAAAATATGtacacatttacatatatatgtatcttgGACAGCAGCAAGTACATACTTCCAGAATGCATCAGACTCAATACTAaactacaacaaaaaaaaagaaaacaaacagaACAAACTAAACAAGCCAAATACTACCACATTCTTCAACCATTCTAAGAGCACTGTATTTCACTCAATTCCTTCCTAATTCAGTATCCTCAAACATGACTGCATCAGTATAAGACCAAGTAGTCTCATCTTGCATAACTTACTATTTTTATACGCAAGTGCAATCAACATGATGTCTGCAAAATCTATACCCAAAACACAACAACAAGCATCAAATAGCTCTCAAAGAATTACTCATCCATTGCAGTTCCCACATTTATGCAATTCTCACCACATTGCTAGTTTTCTTCACTTTAATTGACATTAATTGGATTCTAACAGTGTCCCATATAAGATGGTATAAATTCTCCTTATTTCTCTTTTGATCCTTGAAAATCCTAACATTTCTTTCTTGCCAAATATAGTACACAACAGTAGCCACCATAATTCTATTAACCACCActcctatattttttttatttttttttcaaattatatatagtacaatttttgtttctctttttgttgagcttaactctaaatcgtttaatctaaaattgttgtttgtgtttg
Coding sequences within:
- the LOC122590567 gene encoding probable methyltransferase At1g29790; the protein is MKRSCFPKYRLGRILGIVQIVLGVLVIVVSLSSLFRFYSAGFFMHNEDICKHFYGVKDDYEGFDVVSLSYRVNEVLDKMLSLQEQLESRVQKLEKSKDLSTSNVSTLEFKKFIEEEVIQPLYSAHISLRQIRLPRVENGTMNEDPFINTFVTEEIRKYITPKENRIGKKNIYGSEKIYNTIGHGCVSMKKELQEYMDYDIGSFCKDDWNVAQNLMIKGCDPLPRRRCLTRASKLYQKPYPINESLWRIPDGRNVRWSNYLCRNFECLMSKNPKRGYSKCISCFEMEKEKLKWVTNTSLSTDFLIKDALGVKPGEIRIGLDFGIGTGTFAARMREHNVTIVTTALNLGAPFNEMIALRGLLPLYVTLNQRLPFFDNTMDLIHTTGFMDGWIDLQLMDFILFDWDRILRPGGLLWIDKFFCNRKDLDDYMYMFLQFRYKKHKWAISPKSKDEVFLSALLEKPPRSL